From one Rosa rugosa chromosome 4, drRosRugo1.1, whole genome shotgun sequence genomic stretch:
- the LOC133742207 gene encoding chaperone protein ClpD, chloroplastic: MHVSSSSSVLISSPLQWRTPSQHVSFTHLPLQSVTTSTTISYARDRRNAVVSLYPIRLIHNPFSSSFLSQTKAAPFLGGRRRRKNSKLQIVSAVFERFTERAIKAVIFSQREAKALGRDMVFTQHLLLGLIAEEEQQHRHLHPNSRGFLGSGMTLEQARRAVRSIWRHNSQSQSQGQASSAGSGSGSGSARDLSFSISTKRVLEAALEYSRSRAHNFIAPEHIVIGLLTVDDGSAGQVLKRLGVNVNQLLAEAASRLQIELAKDGREPSGGSQKTFSKKSTASSEKTKEKSALERFCVDLTARASEGRIDPVIGRDTEVQRIIQILCRRTKNNPILLGQSGVGKTAIVEGLATSIAQADVPVYLLTKRVMSLDVALLMAGAKERGELEARVTSLISDVQKSGNVILFIDEVHTLIESGTVGRGNKGSGLDIANIMKPALGRGKLQCIASTTTDEYRMHLEKDKAFGRRFQPVWINEPSQDDAVRILFGLREKYEAHHNCIYAPEAISAAVHLSARYIPDRYLPDKAIDLLDEAGSRARMEAFKKKKEERVGILSKSPDDYWQEIRTVQAMHEVVLSSELKNGAASVDDTREHILESISSSTVDDEPTVVGPNDIAAVASLWSGVPLQQLTADDRLLLVGLDEKLRRRVVGQDEAVAAISRAIRRSRVGLKDPSRPMATMLFCGPTGVGKTELTKALSACYFGSEEAMVRLDMSEYMERHSVSKLIGSPPGYVGFGEGGTLTEAIRRRPFTVVVLDEIEKAHPDIFNILLQIFEDGHLTDSQGRRVSFKNALVVMTSNVGSTIIAKGRKSSIGFVLTDDESSTYAGIKATVMEELKSYFRPELLNRIDEVVVFHPLEKSQMLEIVNIMLQEVKQRLISLGIGLEVSESVKNLICKEGYDRIYGARPLRRAITLIIEDPLSEALLAGVYQPGDTAVIDLDASGNPSVSNGSGESSIPFSKTNIQHPSCN, encoded by the exons ATGCATGTGTCGTCATCCTCCTCCGTGCTGATATCATCTCCACTCCAATGGAGAACTCCATCTCAACACGTATCATTCACTCATCTTCCCTTACAATCCGTTACGACTTCCACTACTATCAGTTACGCCCGTGATCGAAGAAACGCCGTCGTTTCCCTCTACCCAATTCGCCTTATACACAacccattttcttcttccttcttgtcCCAAACCAAAGCCGCTCCCTTTCTCGGCGGCCGGAGGAGGAGAAAGAACTCGAAGCTCCAAATCGTCTCCGCCGTCTTCGAGCGGTTCACGGAGCGCGCGATCAAAGCCGTCATCTTTTCCCAGAGAGAAGCCAAAGCTCTGGGCCGGGACATGGTGTTTACTCAGCACCTCTTGCTCGGTTTGATCGCCGAGGAGGAGCAGCAGCATCGCCATCTTCATCCCAATTCGCGCGGGTTTCTCGGGTCGGGCATGACCCTGGAGCAGGCCCGCCGCGCCGTCCGGAGCATTTGGCGGCATAATAGTCAAAGTCAAAGCCAAGGTCAAGCTTCTTCTGCTGGCTCTGGTTCGGGTTCGGGTTCTGCTAGGGATCTCTCGTTTTCGATTAGCACAAAGAGAGTTCTGGAGGCTGCGCTGGAGTATTCGAGGAGTAGAGCTCATAATTTTATTGCACCGGAGCACATTGTCATCGGTCTATTGACTGTTGATGATGGAAGTGCTGGTCAGGTTCTTAAAAG ACTGGGGGTAAATGTAAACCAGTTGTTAGCTGAGGCAGCCTCCAGACTTCAAATAGAGCTTGCCAAAGATGGTAGAGAGCCATCTGGGGGATCTCAAAAGACATTTTCTAAAAAGTCAACTGCATCGTCTGAGAAAACCAAAG AAAAAAGTGCTTTGGAGCGGTTCTGTGTGGATCTCACTGCTCGTGCTAGTGAGGGACGCATTGATCCTGTTATTGGCCGGGATACTGAAGTTCAGAGAATTATTCAGATACTTTGTCGCAGAACTAAAAATAATCCCATTCTTCTCGGTCAAAGTGGGGTTGGAAAGACAGCCATTGTTGAAGGTCTGGCAACTAGTATTGCACAGGCAGATGTCCCTGTTTATCTGTTG ACAAAACGCGTAATGTCTTTGGACGTGGCACTGTTAATGGCTGGTGCAAAGGAGAGGGGAGAGTTGGAGGCGCGTGTTACCTCCTTAATAAGTGATGTACAAAAATCAG GAAATGTTATTCTGTTTATTGATGAAGTTCATACCCTTATTGAGTCCGGCACAGTTGGACGAGGAAATAAGGGGTCTGGTCTTGACATTGCTAATATAATGAAACCAGCACTTGGGAGGGGTAAATTACAg tgtaTTGCATCAACTACTACCGATGAATACAGGATGCATCTTGAAAAGGATAAAGCATTTGGACGAAGATTCCAACCTGTCTGGATCAATGAACCAAGCCAG GACGATGCAGTTAGGATTCTGTTTGGTTTGCGTGAGAAATATGAGGCCCATCACAACTGCATATATGCACCAGAAGCCATTAGTGCTGCTGTGCACCTGTCAGCAAGATATATTCCTGATAGATATCTTCCTGATAAAGCTATCGATCTCCTTGATGAGGCGGGAAGTAGAGCTCGTATGGAAGCctttaagaagaaaaaagaagagcgGGTTGGCATACTTTCAAAGTCACCTGATGATTATTGGCAAGAAATTCGTACAGTTCAGGCAATGCATGAAGTG GTCCTATCAAGTGAACTGAAAAATGGAGCTGCTTCTGTGGATGATACCAGAGAACATATTCTAGAGTCCATTTCATCTTCCACAGTAGATGATGA ACCTACTGTGGTGGGACCAAATGATATAGCAGCAGTTGCCTCACTATGGTCAGGAGTCCCTCTTCAGCAGCTCACTGCTGATGACCGACTGCTTTTGGTGGGTCTTGATGAGAAGCTCAGAAGACGGGTTGTTGGTCAAGATGAGGCTGTTGCAGCCATTTCTCGAGCTATTAGGAGGTCCCGGGTTGGATTGAAGGATCCAAGTAGACCCATGGCAACAATGCTCTTTTGCGGTCCTACTGGAGTTGGCAAAACTGAACTGACAAAAGCTTTGTCTGCATGTTATTTTGGATCG GAGGAAGCTATGGTACGACTGGACATGAGTGAATATATGGAGCGGCACTCTGTCAGCAAATTAATAGGGTCACCCCCAGGCTATGTTGGCTTTGGAGAGGGAGGCACTCTAACAGAAGCTATCAGAAGACGACCTTTTACAGTAGTTGTGCTTGATGAAATCGAGAAGGCCCATCCAGATATATTCAACATCCTTCTCCAAATCTTTGAAGATGGCCACCTTACTGATTCTCAG GGACGAAGAGTATCGTTTAAGAATGCTTTGGTAGTGATGACATCTAATGTGGGTTCCACTATCATTGCAAAGGGTCGAAAAAGCTCCATTGGTTTTGTGCTTACAGACGATGAGTCAAGTACATATGCCGGGATAAAAGCAACAGTAATGGAAGAACTCAAGTCATATTTTCGTCCAGAGTTGCTCAACAGGATAGACGAAGTAGTTGTATTCCATCCCCTTGAAAAGTCTCAG ATGCTGGAGATTGTAAATATAATGCTACAAGAAGTGAAGCAGAGGCTAATATCTCTGGGAATTGGACTAGAGGTGTCTGAATCAGTCAAGAACCTCATATGCAAAGAAGGCTATGATCGGATCTATGGTGCTCGCCCTCTTAGACGAGCAATTACATTAATAATTGAAGACCCATTGAGTGAAGCCCTCCTTGCTGGAGTTTACCAGCCTGGTGACACTGCCGTCATTGATTTAGATGCTTCTGGGAACCCTTCTGTAAGTAATGGATCAGGTGAGAGTAGTATCCCTTTCTCTAAAACCAATATACAGCATCCATCTTGTAATTAA